The Elusimicrobiota bacterium genome has a window encoding:
- the rpsR gene encoding 30S ribosomal protein S18 — translation MAFIKGKRDSKDFKGKRPRKMMISRRKVCRFCAEYIDIDYKDANLLRNFITERGKILAGRITGVCSKHQRILTDAIKRARVIAILPFANIY, via the coding sequence GGAAAAAGAGACAGCAAGGATTTTAAAGGCAAAAGGCCCAGAAAAATGATGATTTCAAGGCGTAAGGTCTGCAGATTTTGCGCTGAGTATATAGACATTGATTACAAGGACGCAAATTTGTTAAGAAATTTCATCACTGAAAGAGGAAAAATTCTTGCCGGCAGAATAACGGGTGTATGCTCAAAACACCAGAGAATATTGACGGATGCAATCAAAAGGGCAAGAGTTATTGCTATCCTTCCATTCGCGAACATATATTGA
- the rplI gene encoding 50S ribosomal protein L9 gives MKVILKQNISGVGKIGDIKEVSPGHARNYLLPNALALLANDKNLAVVQRAKEVIEKQKGVEKGTLKEFAEKLSKASINIGVKTGEGGKLFGSVTKDDIVEQIKKDLGHDINKKDIVFEDPIKETGLYSVEIKLKSKKFSDEISETVKLKVWVVEKKEGK, from the coding sequence ATGAAAGTCATTTTGAAACAAAATATCAGCGGAGTTGGTAAAATAGGCGATATAAAAGAAGTCAGCCCCGGGCATGCGAGAAATTATTTACTGCCGAACGCTTTAGCGTTATTAGCCAATGACAAAAATTTGGCAGTGGTCCAACGCGCAAAAGAAGTTATAGAGAAACAAAAGGGCGTGGAAAAAGGAACCTTGAAGGAATTTGCTGAAAAACTCAGCAAAGCTTCAATAAATATCGGCGTAAAAACTGGGGAAGGCGGCAAGCTTTTCGGAAGCGTAACCAAGGATGACATAGTTGAACAGATTAAGAAAGACCTGGGCCATGATATCAACAAAAAAGATATCGTTTTCGAGGACCCGATAAAAGAAACCGGCCTTTATTCTGTTGAAATAAAACTTAAATCAAAAAAATTCTCAGATGAAATATCAGAAACTGTTAAACTTAAAGTTTGGGTTGTCGAGAAAAAAGAAGGAAAATAA